ATCATTTTTGGACGCTCCAATATAATGATCGTAAATGTATTTCTTTTTGTGTGTCCATTGCTTGGAAGTGTCCAGAGTTTCAAAGTAGAGATCAAAGAGTTTGTCTAAAGTAACTTTGTCGGTTGAGGTGTAACCTGCTTCTAAATCTTCCTTGTAAGCATTAAGTAGCTTTCCTGCATCTTTGGGGCTTAGTATGACTGTACCATTCTTCTTAGAATAGCCTAATATCTTAGTATAAATCTTCTCATCTATCCTAAATCTTGCAAGATATTTACGCCCTTTTTTTGGGTCTGTTTTGATGCTCTCATACAGATTTGGTACTTCTATTACTTTTCCACCTGCTTTATAGGTACTTTTTCTAAACTCACTAAGTTTAATAGCCATAAGTACACCGCCCTTTATAGATAATTCAATGGGTTACACTGTGGGTAACACAAGTCATTGGAATTATTATACATTAAAAGGAATTAACAAAAACAATAAATACCGTATACAAGGGGTTTTTGGCATTATAAGAATTAAAAAATATAATAGGATAATAAGTTCGAGTCCTCTCATCCGCACCATCTACAAAAATCTAAAAAACACATTTAACCAGAATCTTCTAAAACCTTTTCAGCCTACCTAATTTCTAAAAATCATTGTATAATAATATCATAGAGATCATCAATAGGATAATAGAATGGATAAGAGTTTTTTAGTATTTCTTGCAATTGGGTTGGCCTTTCTTTACTTTATCACCCACTTTGTCGGGGGTATTCAGGAAGAGGATGAGCGTTTTAGGAACAATACCTATGAGCAGGAACACAAATATGATACCTATAAAGGCATGGACAGCGTGGGACGTGCCGTACTTAATGTGGAAGGAGTGGATACCGCTACACAGATTGGTGCCTGGAACGAAGGCTCACTGAAAGAGGAGTTCCTTGATCTTTACCCGGATTTCTCACTGATGAAAGATTTCATCAAGAATCGTGTCCATGGTGAACCCATTAAAAGTAGACTCCTGAAACATGTGGATGATGTCGAGACCAAATTCTTTGCAGGGGAACTAACCACTGAGCAGGCTAAAGCTGCTCTTGCATCATTCAAATAATCTTTTTTATCTAAAACAAGAAGGGCATCAGCCCTTGACAATCTTCTCATGCCATTCAAAAAGTGTCTTTTCAAACCCGATCTGTTCTGTTTCATAGAAATACATCGGGACAGACAGGTACTTCTGCGCAACCCACCCCCCGAAATTATGCGGATAGAGATAACTTTTTGCATGGGTCTTGATGTGATCCGGAATAGGGTGTATCTCCCCATTCTTTATAACTTTCTGCGCATTGTTGATGGCTTTATAGGCACTGTTCGACTTGGGCGAGGAGGCCAGGTAGATCACCAGTTGTGATAGCGAGATACGCGCTTCAGGATATCCAATGTGTTTCACGATATTCAAGGTGGATGAGGCGAGATTCAGGGCAGGGGGGTTGGCATTGCCTATATCTTCACTTGCCAGTATTGCCAGCCGTCTGGCAATGAACTCTGCGGGCTCCCCTCCCTCTATCAGGCGAGCAAGGTAATAGAGTGCCGCATCGATATCGGAGCCTCTAATACTTTTGATCATGGCCGAAGTGAGTTCATAATGACTTTCACTCTCACTGCTTCCTGCCTGCATGGCGTGGGGGCGTATTTGTTTGAGTGTTTCCAATGTAACGGGGGTGGCAACCATTTGTGCACTTTCAAGCAGATTCAGCATCGCTCTGACATCCCCGCCACTTGAAAAGACCAGGTATTCCACAGCATCTTCTTCTACATCCATTGCTTGAAGTGCTATGATCTTGGCCAAGTAATCCTGCATCTCTTTCTGCTTCAGGGCTTCAAGTTCGAAAAGATGTGAACGGGAACGCATAGCCGCCGTCAGGGAATAGTAGGGATTCTCCGTAGAAGCACCGATAACCAGGGCAGCATTATTCTCCATGAAAGGAAGCAATACCTCCTGCTGATTCTTGCTCAAACGGTGCACCTCATCGATGAAGATAAGAGGTTTCTGCAGAGCATTGGCATACTCTTTGAATATCTTGCGCAAATCATCAATCTTGAGGGTGGTGGCATTCATTTCGTAAAAAGGTCTACCAAGCTGTGTCGCGATGATACGTGCGAGGGTAGTCTTCCCACAGCCTGGAGGGCCATAGAGAAAAATATGGGGCAGGGCATTTGATTCTATCAGTTTTCTCAATGGTGCATTTTCACCAAGAAGATGTTTTTGCCCTATCAGTTCATCAAGTGTTTTGGGACGATATTTGAGCGCAAGATTGACCATGGTTTAGTCTTTTTTGGCAGACTTTTTGTCTTTTTTGTTGGCTTCTTCCTGCTTGAGGGCATTGGCTCGGTTTTTCACTTCGGTTTTCTTTTCCGCCTTGAGCTGCTTCATGAACTTGTGCAGGTCATCGTACTCCTTACGTGAAAAGAATCGTGTTTTGTTCGTAGGAAGGTTGTTGAGCTCTATCCCGCCGTATGCTACGCGCTTTAAGTCAAGGACTTTGGCATCA
This DNA window, taken from Sulfurovum lithotrophicum, encodes the following:
- a CDS encoding replication-associated recombination protein A; the protein is MVNLALKYRPKTLDELIGQKHLLGENAPLRKLIESNALPHIFLYGPPGCGKTTLARIIATQLGRPFYEMNATTLKIDDLRKIFKEYANALQKPLIFIDEVHRLSKNQQEVLLPFMENNAALVIGASTENPYYSLTAAMRSRSHLFELEALKQKEMQDYLAKIIALQAMDVEEDAVEYLVFSSGGDVRAMLNLLESAQMVATPVTLETLKQIRPHAMQAGSSESESHYELTSAMIKSIRGSDIDAALYYLARLIEGGEPAEFIARRLAILASEDIGNANPPALNLASSTLNIVKHIGYPEARISLSQLVIYLASSPKSNSAYKAINNAQKVIKNGEIHPIPDHIKTHAKSYLYPHNFGGWVAQKYLSVPMYFYETEQIGFEKTLFEWHEKIVKG